A DNA window from Leishmania panamensis strain MHOM/PA/94/PSC-1 chromosome 27 sequence contains the following coding sequences:
- a CDS encoding D-lactate dehydrogenase-like protein (TriTrypDB/GeneDB-style sysID: LpmP.27.2020), with translation MTGPLKQGEYNVGTFEERQAKYAACIAELRKVLKNPERQLEVRKNKLDVYSKDHSYHMHVLPAAAVKPSSVEEVVAVVKVCAAHKVPMTPRGTGTGIEGGAIPYAGGVVIDTVGLTRIDFDVDNACVWVGAGVTKKALNNAAGEKGFLFGPDPASNPSVGGMVSTSASGMSTLRYGTTRENVISLRVVTPSGDVVQTRQVVRKSSTGLELTQLYIGSEGTLGIVCEVCFRLFPLTKYSAGGYAAFESTGDAVRAVVAMRQRGVPQTLLRCELMNKGIVEATNSYNKMSLPEMAIVLLEFTGNDSRLSDIKRDYKCVENIFKEVGKAKVMHYLRSGKEMGDVWTARRSCYFAAMRCRGKEEKVFGTDVCVPISRLTEIIEYTEAEFAKMNKKCFICAHISDGNYHLTVPFAHKDEMAELRVLETKMIKRAIELGGTISGEHGIGVGKVHLVVGEHGQSHIDVQEVIKTALDKDNLMNPGAFYPFQQRLYPTAHL, from the coding sequence ATGACGGGGCCACTGAAGCAGGGCGAGTATAATGTGGGCACCTTCGAGGAGCGGCAGGCGAAGTACGCGGCGTGCATCGCGGAGCTTCGAAAGGTGCTGAAGAATCCTGAAAGGCAGCTGGAAGTGCGTAAAAACAAGCTGGATGTGTACAGCAAGGATCACTCGTACCACATGCATGTGcttcctgccgctgcggtaAAGCCGAGCtctgtggaggaggtcgtAGCAGTAGTAAAGGTTTGCGCGGCGCACAAGGTGCCCATGACGCCGCGCGGCACTGGCACTGGTATCGAGGGTGGAGCCATTCCTTACGCTGGCGGTGTCGTGATTGACACAGTGGGACTCACCCGCATAGACTTCGACGTCGACAatgcgtgtgtatgggtTGGCGCTGGCGTGACAAAGAAGGCGCTGAACAATGCGGCGGGCGAGAAGGGATTTCTGTTCGGGCCTGATCCTGCGTCAAACCCGTCCGTTGGCGGAATGGTATCAACGTCCGCGAGCGGGATGTCGACGCTGCGCTACGGGACGACGCGCGAGAACGTGATTTCCCTACGCGTTGTGACGCCGAGTGGTGACGTTGTGCAGACACGGCAGGTTGTGCGGAAGTCGTCTACTGGGCTTGAGCTGACGCAGCTGTACATTGGGAGCGAGGGCACGCTGGGGATTGTGTGCGAGGTGTGCTTCCGACTGTTCCCCTTGACGAAGTACTCCGCTGGCGGCTATGCCGCCTTCGAATCCACAGGTGATGCAGTGCGGGCTGTCGTCGCAATGCGGCAGCGTGGTGTGCCGCAGACACTGCTGCGATGCGAACTGATGAACAAGGGGATCGTTGAGGCAACGAACAGCTACAACAAGATGTCGCTTCCAGAGATGGCAATTGTGCTGCTGGAGTTCACTGGCAATGACTCTCGGCTGAGTGACATTAAGCGTGACTACAAGTGCGTGGAGAACATTTTCAAGGAGGTGGGGAAGGCGAAGGTGATGCACTATTTGCGGTCTGGTAAGGAGATGGGGGACGTGTGGACGGCGCGGCGCTCGTGCTACTTTGCcgcgatgcgctgccgcggcaaggaggagaaggtgtTCGGCACAGATGTATGCGTGCCCATATCGAGGCTGACGGAGATTATCGAGTACACGGAGGCCGAGTTTGCAAAGATGAACAAGAAGTGCTTCATCTGCGCACACATCAGCGACGGCAACTACCACCTGACCGTTCCTTTTGCCCACAAGGATgagatggcggagctgcgtgTACTGGAGACGAAAATGATCAAGCGCGCCATCGAGCTCGGAGGCACGATTTCTGGGGAGCACGGCATCGGCGTGGGAAAGGTCCACCTCGTCGTCGGAGAGCACGGCCAGTCACACATCGATGTGCAGGAGGTGATCAAGACTGCGCTGGACAAGGACAACCTGATGAACCCTGGCGCATTTTACCCCTTCCAGCAGCGCTTGTATCCCACGGCACACCTGTGA